TTTAATAAAAACTATCGCTTATGTCTGATTTTATTATAACACAAAAAATAATTTATTCCTACAAGGCCAAGTGGGATAAACAGACAATTTGTTGTAATTGACTTAAATAACTAAAGGGATTAACATTATAATAAGTCGAGAGTAAATAAAATAATAATTAATTGGCTGGCAAAAAATAAAAATTTTGACTGCCAAAGAGAAAAAATATATGCAAATATTGTATATAATATTAGCCGTTTTGGTTGTCGCCTTGGTGTGGCTAGTCGGTGTCTATAACGGCCTGATTCGCCTGAAAAATCGCACTGATGAGGCGGCTTCGGATATCGATGTCCAGCTCAAAAGAAGGCATGATCTTATCCCAAACCTAGTGGAAACGGTCAAGGGTTATGCCACACACGAAAGAGAGGTGTTTGAAAAAGTGACTGAGGCTAGAGCTTCGGCTATGCAGGCCACTGGCATGGAAGCCAAGGCTAAGGCAGAAAATGCCCTGATGGATACCATGAAAAGTTTATTTGCGGTAGCGGAAAATTATCCACAGCTTCGTGCTTCGGAAAATTTTGCCAAACTACAAGATGAACTCTCGGATACGGAGAATAAAATCCAAGCTTCCAGAAGATTTTATAATGGTAATGTACGCGACTTCAATACCAAGATCCAGGTGTTCCCGAATAATATGGTGGCTGGCATGTTGAAGTTCACCAAATATGAATTTTTTGAAGTGGCTGATGCGAGTGAGAGAGAAAATGTGGAAGTAAAGTTTTAAAAAACACAAAATTCAATTAACAAAACTCAAAAAATGTTTTTTGTTAATTATTTTTTGATTTTTGTGATATATGTACCAACAAATTGACTCTAATAAAAGAAAGACATTGATTTTGATGACACTATTTTTGGCATTTGTCATATTTTTGGGTTGGGTAATTGGAAAAATTTATCCGGATTATGGCTATGGGCCGCTGGTAATGGCCGTGGTAATTTCTTTGGTGATGACTTTGGTTAGTTATTTTGCGGGAGATAAAATCAGTCTGGCCACTGCCGGGGCCAAAGGGCCAATCACTGTGAGTGATAATCCCTATGTTTATAGATTGGTAGAGAATCTATGCATCACGGCTGGCACACCGATGCCGAAAATTTATATTATCCAAGACCCGGGCATGAATGCTTTTGCCACAGGCCGTGACCCAGAGCATGCTTCTATTGCTTTGACGAGTGGAATAATCGAGGGGCTAGAGAATGAAGAATTGGAGGGTGTAATCGCCCATGAATTGTCGCACATTAAAAATTATGACATCAGAATAATGATGATCGTGGTGGTCTTGGTCGGAGCGATTTCTATTTTGAGCGACTACTTTCTAAGATCTAGATGGCGAAAGAGAGATTCTAACGAGAGTAATGGTAATGTGGGTGCGATTTTGATGGTAGTAGGAATAATCTTGATAGTCCTCTCCCCGATTATCGCTGAGTTGATAAAGTTGGCGATCTCTAGAAAAAGAGAATTTTTGGCAGATGCTGATGGCGCACTTCTAACTAGATACCCGGAAGGATTGGCTAGGGCACTAGAAAAAATCACCAATAATTCTACGCCTCTGATCAAGGCCAATACGGCCACGGCCCACCTCTATATTGCCAGCCCGTTCGGAGCCAGGGCCACTAGTGGCTTTAAAAAACTTTTTTCCACTCATCCGCCAGTGGAAGAAAGAATCCGACAACTCAGGTCAATGGCTTAAACCTACGAATATACAAATCAGTTACAAATATACGAATATTTTATTCGTATATTTGTAATTAATTCGTAATTTGTATTATGGAATTGTTAAAAGAAATAACGGAAAAAGATCTAGGCATTAGTGAGGAAACGATCAGCGAGACAATCAAATACAAAGTCCGCCGGGCTGCTCGGGCGGTGGTTTTGGATCAGGAAAATAAGGTGGCAATAGTGTGGAACGGTAAAGAAAAACACCATAAAATTCCCGGGGGTAAAATAGAAGAGGGCGAAGATATTCAAGAAGCGCTGCGGCGAGAAATAAAAGAAGAGGTTGGTTGCCAAGCGGAAATGATCGGGGAGGTGGGTTGCATTGTAGAATTCAAGAACAAATTTGAAGAATTGCATTTTTCTTATTGTTACTTGGCAAGAATAAAAGGCGAAAAAGGAGAACCGGAGTTTACTGAGCAAGAAAAAGAACATGGTTTCCAGCTTAAATGGGAGTCATTGGACGAGGCGATAAGTTTGTTCGGGAATGATCAGCCCGATGGCTATTGGGGTAAATTTATGTGGCGGCGAGATTTTGATTTTTTGCTGAAAGCCAAAGAACTATTAGATAATGAACAGAAAAATAAGCGACCATTGGTGGGTGTTGGAGTGATGATCCAGAATAAAAAAGGCGAAGTATTGATAGGACTACGCAAGAGCCAACACGCTAATGGCGAGTGGAGCTTCCCGGGCGGGCATGTGGAATTCGGGGAAAGGATTGAAGAGACAGCAAGAAAAGAGGTCTTGGAGGAGACCGGACTAGAGATTGAAAAAATGGAATTGATTTCGGTGGCTGACCAGATGCGCTATATAGAAACAGAGGGCAAACATTATTTGAATATCGGATTTAAGGGAGAGTATGAGGGTGGAGAACCAAAAGTATTGGAACCGGAAAAATGCGCCGAGTGGCGGTGGTTTTCACTCGACAATCTGCCGACTCCCCTGCTAGAAGGGACGGAGCTAGTGATAAAAAATTACTTAAAGGGGAAGATATATTAATAATAAAAAATTAATAGAAATAAAAAGGGAGCTACGCTTGTAGCTCCCTTGGTTCATGGGACGATGCCGGTGTCACTTTTTTTTGACGACGGGATTTTTGCGCTTTACCGTCAGAGTCGTGACCTTGCGGGAGTCCAGAACCTTTTTACATTTTGACATCTTACTCACCTCCTCATTGTCATTGTTGTTTTTTTGTTCACGCCGGATACCTTCCAAGCGGGAATAAAACTTGAGATCGATTTGGTCCGTATGGGTATTTACTTAGGTTTTCCACCGCCAACCAGGTATCCACGACTCTTTTTAGAAGATCCGGGTTCATTTTAGAAAAAAGTCGTTGGGCTTTTTGTTTGAAGGATTTATTTTGAACCGCAGACCAAGCACAATCAAGTTGTAATACCACATGGACTATACCCCCTTCGCACGAAAAATCCAAAGGGAAAAGTCTGCAGAATAGCGGTCTTTTCTCGTGGATAGAACAGAGCCCATTTTCTCTCCACGGGCAAGGGGGTTTATAGATCTCAACGTCTATTGGCCCCTCCAAGAAAGGGTTGATAAATTTACTCTCGTTGACCTGCAGAATTTCAACCCCTGCCTCATAAAGTGGCTCTTCTTCTTCTGGCATGAGCCAAATATAGCCGCGACAATCATCGTGGGTGCATGACGAACAGGCTCGACTAATGCCACTCAATAAAACATCCAAGGCTGCATACAATTGATCAAGATTTGCTATCATGTCACCACCTCCCTTACGGCTCCAATTTCTATCAGCTTGCTGACGAATGATCGGAACTCCGGCTCTTCAACTTCTTCAGAGAAGCGCCCCACCAAAATCTCCTCTGCACATTGCCCAGAAGAAATTAGGAATCGGATAATTTCCGTAGCGGTTTCATCGATACGAATCGCCTGATAGCGGGTTATAAGATAAGGAATACGGTGAAATGTATTCAATATAGTATAATTATCCACCATCAGCCGCCGATATGGTTTTGGGAAGGTGATCGGTAATGCTCGACGTCGGATTTTTCTCAATGGGTTGGGTGGGCTGTTAAGGCCCCGGACAGCATAATCAACGCAAAATCCACACGCTTGACTGCAATCAACCTTACAACCGCAGAGGCATTCTGACAAAACCGGGCAAGACCGGCACGGTTCTGTGACCCAGGACAGATCCCGAAACTCTTGAAGCTCCTTGCTCTGCCATATCGCCTCAATGGGTTTTAACAGAACATTACCATAAACCTTTATTGATTGATTGCAGACACGGACATCGCCGTCCGGATTGACGGCCGCAAAGGTTATCCCTGCTCCACAGTCAGAATGCATGTTCTCGGTGATCAGCCTCGGGTCTAGACAAAAAGGAATGGCAGTACCAAAGCCGACCGGCATGCCAAAATCATCACGCGCTTTAATCATCTGCCCTAAGGCAATCTGGAATTGCTCTAGTGAGGGCTTCAACACATTAGACATCTGGCTACCGAGACCGCCATCCTCATAGCGATCAACGAACACCGATTCCATGCCGAGCTGGCTGGCAAGCTTTATAACTTCGTACACCTGATCATAGTTCCATGCGGTCAAAACCGGTATACACCGAACATCAAAGCCATCTTGAATATATTGTCTAATATTCTCAATGGTTTTGTCGTACCCGCCAGGAAAGCGGGTATGACGTTCGTGCGTGGTTTTGTTTCCGTGAATAGGAATACCAATACAGGCGAGACGACGCGAAAGGCCCTGTAAATAAATAAGCCCGTTCGTCACAATTGTTATGGAAGAACGCCGCGCCAGCAGGTTGATGTATTGATTCAGCTTTCCGACTCCTAATAATGATGGCTCTCCGCCAATCAAATAGACGTGGGGAACCCAAGAGTCATAGATAGACTGGATGATTTTGTCCATCTTTGTCTCGTTAAAGGGTACCCCGCGGAGAGGGTTGTAACAAAAAACACATCCCGGATCTGAAGTGCAGCGATAGGTCGTTTCTATATGCACCAGATCCGGAACAGGAGGAATTTGGATTTTGAACATGTCAACCTCTCAATGTTGTGTTTTCATCACCTCTATCATCGCCTCTGTAGAATCATTCGGGGTGGCGCGATTTCTCTTTTCCTTACCACATGTAAGGCAAAGGTGAGTGATTATATACTCGCCTGAACGACTCTCCACATAAACGGGCTTCATCAGGCCATGACACGGATTCTTTCTATCGCCAGGATTATTGTCGACATGCTGGCTGTAAAGACAGCTAGGGCAATGATTAGTATATCCATTGCCGGTTATCTCCGCTCCACAGTGTCCGCACGTAAAATTTTCCCGGCAACGCGTGAACTTCTTTGCTGACAACTCTCTACCTCCATTAATTTTTTAAGGTACAATGCATGCAACTAAACATGCGTTATTTAGCAGATAATCATAAACTTATGACTATCAAAATATTTTTGCACATTATCCAATATTTGTCAAGTTTTATACTATATACTCATTTTTAATGGAACATTAGAAAAACAAAAAAATACACACAAAAAAATAAAATATTTGGTGTTTTTTACTCCAATCTTTTATTTTTTTCTCAATAAAACAATATTACTGGCTTTGGCTTTCCCTAGCTCTGCTATTCGATCTCGCTCAAACCAGCCCAAAAATTCAAACGTACCATTCAGTCTAACCAACGATATCAATTCCTGGGGAAAGATCAATTTGAGCTCGTCTTGGTCTACAAACTCAGTTTTCTTCCCGTGATCATTTATATTTAATTTGATTGTCTGCAAAATCGTCTGTTTCAATGTGTCCTTTACCCCAATCTGATAAGCAGTCATTACTGTTATTCCATCTTTTTTCATAGTCCAAGTTTGTGGTTTGTAAAATTCTTTATTATCCCAATCCAACGGCATGTTTTCTATGAGGTATAAACCACCTTTGTTGAGAGAGGCCGAAACGGAATTCAAGTGTTTTAGAAAATCATTATTATTTTTTAGATAAATGATAGAGCCCATCAAAATATAAGCAAAATCAGCCCTTTCTTTTAACTTAAAATTGGCCATGTCTTTTTGAACTTTTTTAATCTTAATTTTTCCCTGTTTTTCTTTTGCTCCCAAGTAACCCAGCATAGCAGCGCTTGAGTCAAGACCAACTGCCTTGTATCCCCTTCGAGCAAATTCCAACAATTGGCCAGCTGGGCCACAGGCAATATCTAATACTTTTTTTACTTTAATCTTGCTGTATTTTTTTATAAACTCTTCAAATAAATTTACCTGTTTTTTAATATCGCGGAAGTCAAAGGCAATATCATAATATAGGGGGTTGTTATAAATTTTACTCTCTGCCATATATTTTATTTTAAATTATATAAATTATATTAGCACAAAAACATAAATTATTATAACTAGCTTATAAATACCCGTATTGGCTCGACGCACATTGATTTGACATTAAATTCTTTTTATGTTATATACTTTGAATGCTAAACTCACGTTAAATTGCACATAAAATAAATATGAGACAAGGAGAAGTGTTATGTCCAATCTTCCTTTTGATGTCGGTGACCGCGTCATTAATTTAACGGCCGAATTGCATGATTGGCCTGATAAGAAAGGGGTGGTTGCCAAGGTTGATGGCGGTCAATTTTTAGTCCGCTACGATGATAGCGGCAATGAGCGCTGGAAGCAATACATCAACCTACGCCTATCAAATGCATGATGTAAAAGGCTTTGACCCATATGCCATGGAGTAAGGGTCTTTTTCTTTTTAAAAAACGTGTTTCAAAAAACCGCCCAGACGGATGTCGGGGCGGTCTTTTATTTTGGTTAGATCTAGTTGCCGCTAGGGATTTTGGCTAGATCGGCGTTGGTAATGCCTAGAGACAGCTTGGGGAAAACGCTCATAGCATTGGCCCAAGTGATCTCCCAGCGCTGGCCGCTAAAATCCACATACCAGAGGCGACCACGGTCCTCGACTTGGAGTAAAAATCTACCTCTATTTTGATATGCCATAGTCCTATCAAAAGACAATT
The Candidatus Kuenenbacteria bacterium genome window above contains:
- a CDS encoding LemA family protein; its protein translation is MQILYIILAVLVVALVWLVGVYNGLIRLKNRTDEAASDIDVQLKRRHDLIPNLVETVKGYATHEREVFEKVTEARASAMQATGMEAKAKAENALMDTMKSLFAVAENYPQLRASENFAKLQDELSDTENKIQASRRFYNGNVRDFNTKIQVFPNNMVAGMLKFTKYEFFEVADASERENVEVKF
- a CDS encoding M48 family metalloprotease — protein: MYQQIDSNKRKTLILMTLFLAFVIFLGWVIGKIYPDYGYGPLVMAVVISLVMTLVSYFAGDKISLATAGAKGPITVSDNPYVYRLVENLCITAGTPMPKIYIIQDPGMNAFATGRDPEHASIALTSGIIEGLENEELEGVIAHELSHIKNYDIRIMMIVVVLVGAISILSDYFLRSRWRKRDSNESNGNVGAILMVVGIILIVLSPIIAELIKLAISRKREFLADADGALLTRYPEGLARALEKITNNSTPLIKANTATAHLYIASPFGARATSGFKKLFSTHPPVEERIRQLRSMA
- a CDS encoding NUDIX hydrolase; translation: MELLKEITEKDLGISEETISETIKYKVRRAARAVVLDQENKVAIVWNGKEKHHKIPGGKIEEGEDIQEALRREIKEEVGCQAEMIGEVGCIVEFKNKFEELHFSYCYLARIKGEKGEPEFTEQEKEHGFQLKWESLDEAISLFGNDQPDGYWGKFMWRRDFDFLLKAKELLDNEQKNKRPLVGVGVMIQNKKGEVLIGLRKSQHANGEWSFPGGHVEFGERIEETARKEVLEETGLEIEKMELISVADQMRYIETEGKHYLNIGFKGEYEGGEPKVLEPEKCAEWRWFSLDNLPTPLLEGTELVIKNYLKGKIY
- a CDS encoding YkgJ family cysteine cluster protein codes for the protein MIANLDQLYAALDVLLSGISRACSSCTHDDCRGYIWLMPEEEEPLYEAGVEILQVNESKFINPFLEGPIDVEIYKPPCPWRENGLCSIHEKRPLFCRLFPLDFSCEGGIVHVVLQLDCAWSAVQNKSFKQKAQRLFSKMNPDLLKRVVDTWLAVENLSKYPYGPNRSQVLFPLGRYPA
- a CDS encoding radical SAM protein, producing MHIETTYRCTSDPGCVFCYNPLRGVPFNETKMDKIIQSIYDSWVPHVYLIGGEPSLLGVGKLNQYINLLARRSSITIVTNGLIYLQGLSRRLACIGIPIHGNKTTHERHTRFPGGYDKTIENIRQYIQDGFDVRCIPVLTAWNYDQVYEVIKLASQLGMESVFVDRYEDGGLGSQMSNVLKPSLEQFQIALGQMIKARDDFGMPVGFGTAIPFCLDPRLITENMHSDCGAGITFAAVNPDGDVRVCNQSIKVYGNVLLKPIEAIWQSKELQEFRDLSWVTEPCRSCPVLSECLCGCKVDCSQACGFCVDYAVRGLNSPPNPLRKIRRRALPITFPKPYRRLMVDNYTILNTFHRIPYLITRYQAIRIDETATEIIRFLISSGQCAEEILVGRFSEEVEEPEFRSFVSKLIEIGAVREVVT
- a CDS encoding RNHCP domain-containing protein; this translates as MSAKKFTRCRENFTCGHCGAEITGNGYTNHCPSCLYSQHVDNNPGDRKNPCHGLMKPVYVESRSGEYIITHLCLTCGKEKRNRATPNDSTEAMIEVMKTQH
- a CDS encoding class I SAM-dependent methyltransferase, translating into MAESKIYNNPLYYDIAFDFRDIKKQVNLFEEFIKKYSKIKVKKVLDIACGPAGQLLEFARRGYKAVGLDSSAAMLGYLGAKEKQGKIKIKKVQKDMANFKLKERADFAYILMGSIIYLKNNNDFLKHLNSVSASLNKGGLYLIENMPLDWDNKEFYKPQTWTMKKDGITVMTAYQIGVKDTLKQTILQTIKLNINDHGKKTEFVDQDELKLIFPQELISLVRLNGTFEFLGWFERDRIAELGKAKASNIVLLRKK